The proteins below come from a single Halobacillus salinarum genomic window:
- a CDS encoding replication-relaxation family protein, whose amino-acid sequence MSENEIKRNLFILGQNGSGVKLANFELEMLAFLAKQKILTSRQLHLYYSHYHNLSSSSFRGKLWRWNNKDVIETKNITAKQRWGNEYNIVRIGKKGVKILIEEGYLSPQWENINIRQFFSIKNYDHYIATQEVVLQTLLHSKGIFLDRKNIISLPTDKYSHIIENRKMRILPDWILQKDKNFLMIELDTGNEPTSTLLEKVKKYIEVAQGMSNKNITVLITLLDDSMPTQRIYNNNGVKRLANMKKVFLYLRNLHMPNFKLYVSFLKDAAEIGYYALYGNIPIHELELDAARYALHEIHPLFEYTFKEVANSDIYFNKVPKEFYADVIYELINKKNNSFETVLFVFIERNNIQILDRIKYLSDAIQNQRFKRKVSKIVGFCIRESDRDEIVGAKIPHLLLGDFDTWVRDLNLPPKFFKTRTPYSLEEVEFEE is encoded by the coding sequence TTGAGTGAAAATGAAATCAAGAGAAATCTTTTTATCTTAGGGCAGAACGGAAGTGGAGTGAAACTGGCAAATTTCGAGTTAGAAATGCTCGCGTTCTTAGCAAAGCAAAAGATTTTAACATCTAGACAATTACATCTGTACTATTCTCATTACCATAATTTATCTTCAAGTTCTTTTCGAGGGAAATTATGGAGGTGGAATAACAAAGACGTGATTGAGACGAAAAATATAACTGCTAAACAAAGGTGGGGAAACGAATATAATATTGTAAGGATTGGGAAAAAAGGTGTGAAAATCCTTATTGAAGAAGGATATTTATCGCCTCAATGGGAGAACATTAATATCCGCCAATTCTTTTCCATTAAAAATTATGATCACTATATTGCCACCCAAGAAGTTGTTTTACAAACTTTGCTTCATTCAAAGGGAATCTTTTTAGATAGGAAAAATATTATCTCTCTTCCGACAGATAAGTACTCCCATATTATTGAGAATAGGAAAATGAGAATTCTACCAGATTGGATTCTCCAAAAAGATAAGAATTTTCTAATGATAGAATTAGATACGGGAAATGAACCTACGAGCACGTTGCTAGAGAAGGTGAAAAAATACATAGAAGTTGCCCAGGGCATGAGCAACAAGAATATAACTGTTCTTATCACATTGTTAGATGATTCGATGCCGACTCAAAGGATATACAATAACAATGGAGTAAAGAGATTAGCCAATATGAAAAAAGTATTTTTATACCTAAGAAATCTACATATGCCAAATTTTAAACTATATGTAAGCTTTCTAAAAGATGCAGCTGAAATAGGATACTACGCCTTATACGGCAATATTCCCATTCATGAACTTGAATTAGATGCTGCAAGGTATGCGTTACATGAGATCCACCCATTATTTGAATATACTTTTAAGGAAGTAGCCAATTCAGATATTTATTTTAATAAAGTTCCAAAAGAATTCTATGCTGATGTAATTTATGAACTTATAAATAAGAAAAACAACTCTTTTGAAACGGTATTGTTTGTGTTTATAGAACGGAATAATATCCAAATTTTAGATCGAATAAAATACCTTTCCGATGCCATTCAAAATCAACGATTCAAAAGGAAGGTAAGTAAAATTGTAGGCTTCTGCATTCGTGAAAGTGATAGAGATGAGATCGTAGGTGCCAAAATCCCTCATCTATTGTTAGGTGATTTTGACACATGGGTTAGGGACTTAAATTTACCTCCTAAATTCTTTAAAACGCGAACTCCATACAGTTTAGAAGAGGTGGAATTTGAAGAGTAG
- a CDS encoding helix-turn-helix domain-containing protein translates to MNNIFLGQTIFTYRKRTGMTIREFSDYAGISTSLISQIERGKGNPSLNVLELIASALNVPLFTLFVNEINTDSLISRKHDRNKVYREDSSHIVYDVLTPDFMKAPIELLMMDLNANSSTTKSHYSHEEKEEIAVVMNGRVYVELEGVEYFLDEGDVVRIPPNIKHRFLNKSTKASHVLFVLTPALV, encoded by the coding sequence ATGAACAATATTTTTCTTGGACAAACAATCTTTACTTATCGTAAAAGAACCGGTATGACAATTAGAGAATTTTCTGATTATGCAGGGATCAGCACCTCACTTATAAGCCAAATTGAACGGGGGAAAGGAAACCCTTCATTAAATGTACTAGAACTGATTGCAAGCGCATTAAATGTTCCACTTTTTACCCTCTTTGTTAATGAAATTAATACGGACTCTCTGATTTCTAGGAAACATGATCGAAATAAGGTTTATCGTGAAGATAGTTCACATATTGTTTATGATGTTTTAACTCCTGATTTTATGAAGGCCCCCATTGAACTCTTAATGATGGATTTAAATGCCAATTCGAGTACTACAAAGAGTCACTATTCGCATGAGGAAAAGGAAGAAATTGCTGTGGTTATGAATGGTCGAGTTTATGTTGAACTTGAAGGAGTAGAATATTTTTTGGATGAAGGTGATGTGGTAAGAATCCCTCCTAATATTAAACATCGGTTCTTAAACAAAAGTACCAAGGCTAGTCATGTTTTATTCGTATTAACTCCTGCTTTAGTTTGA